AACCAGCAACGTTCATTCTTGAAAGAAAAGTACTCCAGAGACATATACGGTTCATCAGGGTTTGCATTCATAGCAATTTCTACCGGCTTGCCCATACCCGGCTTACAGTTATACACATCGGTTGCAGCGGCCGTCAGGCGCACAGGCATGGCCAGCGCATCAGCCAGAATAGCGAAATCCTGCAAAGCCTTGGGTGTCGCCAGAAACGTGCCATTCTGAATTCTTGCTTTAACGCCGTCCAGATCAAATCTTGCTGGCAAAGCGCTTCCATCCGGTTTTTTGCCTGTGCTGATTAACACTTTCAGGTAATCACGAACTCTCAGCTGCATCAGTTGTCCCGTAGCATCTGGCAGAGCTTTCTTTTCTTTGACCTTTTCTTTGACCTTTTCTCTAACAGGAGCTCTCTGCTTTTTGCCTTTGCTTTTTTTTCTGCTTTTACTTTTTTGAGCGGACTGAGGTTTTGCCGCTTCCAAAGACGCTGAATCTTCGTGTGTCGAGGCAGTTAAACCCGCATTGCCCATTCTCCATGATTGCCGGGTGCCCCCTAACGAGTACTCCAGCGAACTGAATAGATCCTCAGATATGAAAAAACCGACAGGAAACTCAAAAGCTTGTGGAGCTTCAGCAGGTTCAGGGGCAACAATCGGTTCATAAGTGCTGTCAGCGGCTCCTATAATAAAGCTGTCTCCGGATTCAACGGGTTGCTTAGTCGAGGAGGAGGCTGCTAATGATTCCGGTTGGGTCTCGACAGAAAGTTCTGACAGCTTGAACTCAAGAGGAGGGTTATTCAATGCTGGTAACCCATCAGTCACAGGAGACTTTAGTACCTCACTGCCGTCTTCGGACATATCAGGGCTTTCAACTGGCTGTCGATCAGAAGTTGAGGTTGGAGCTTCAGTGACATCAGGCTTAGAGGCTGATGCTGAGGTTGAAGCTTTAGTGATATCAGGCTGAGAGACTGGCTGAGTCTGTGCAGAGTCTGGTATATCAAGGTTCACTCTCAAAGTACCTTTGGGTATCGCACCACCTGTAAATTCAGTCGGTTTACGGCTTAATGTTACCAACCACTGTTTGCCCTTGTGATTCACCATTAACGATCTGCCAAGATTCCTTGCCACCTGTGTCAATGGGTGAGGATCAATACTGCTGGCAGGGGCGAATGCTTCTATGGGCAACGTTTGAGCCTGCTCTGCAGGCGCTCCTATTCTCGACACAATATCAGCCGAGCCTGATGCGTGTCTCAGTTCGTCCTTCAAAAAGTCCGGTAAAATGCCCAAAATATTTTCTTCTACGAAGTGCACCCTGCGGGGTGGTTTTGTGACAGGCTGTGCAATGGGCACTTTAGCTGGCTGACTATCACTAGTCTGCTGTGGAGAGCTCTGTTGTAAAGAGCTCTGCTGTAAAGAGCCCTGTTGTGAAACGTTCTGTGGTGAAGCAGCCTGCACTGAACTCTCAACAGTCTGCCGATCCAGTATGCTCCTGATAAAATGAATACTTCCATTCAGCTTTGAACTGAAGCCTTTTATCCAGTCAATATTGGTCTGAATAACTTTACTCCTCGCTTTACGCCTTTCTTTAACTTCTGTATCCCTGCTTCCCCCGCTCTCCTCTCTTTGAGCCAGATACTGCCTGAGCACCCGTCCTCTCAACTGATAAATTTGTGGCAACCTCTCGCAACACCGGGAAACCCGCCCCGCCTTATCAACCAGATCATCCGCCAGATCATGCAGCTCAAGCAATTGCTCCAGAAATTCTGATTGATCGTCGCCAAGTTCATAAAAGACATCCAGAGCTGACTTAATCGACTGCGCTATTTCCAGTACCGCCCAGTTAATGCTTTCTGCCTCACCTTTCAGCTTTCTCAGTACATGGTTAAATCGAAACTCGTCGTCCGGAGGAGGAACTTCATTGTTTCCTAATATCTGCTCATACTGATAAGTGGCATTGACCAGCTCATTCATTTTTTCCAAAAGAGGTGCAAGACGAATTGAAAGAATATCCGCATAGCCATAATGTGCCTGTGCTTTATCAAAAGTACTGGCATTCTGATCCTGAACAACTTCCGCAAAAATTGCCTTAATGACTCTGTTGGGTTCGTTTCGGGCAAATGCTTCAAGTGCTTTTTTCAAACAAGCGTTGAGCTTAACGTCTGCCTTTTCCTCTCCAGTCTGATGGACTTCAGGAGACTCCGAAGCCACTTTGGCAGACGACACACTGACAGGCTGTTGTTCAGCTATCCGCTTCTGTCTGCGCCTCTCACGCTTCTCAAGCTTTGCCTGTATCTTCTGTTTCTGAAGTTCTTCTTCCCGGATCAGCTCATTGCCTCTGTCAATGACTCTCTGCTCCAGATCTTTTAAATGCTGAACTTCGGAGCTGCAGTGCCGGTCAATGCCCGAATACAAATAAAGCAGAGATGCCCTATCCTGTTCAGACAGTAACCGGTTTTCATCAATGTGCCCAATCAGCTCTTCAAATGCCTTAACCACTTTCTCTGCACTTTCTATTCGCTCCCTGTGTTCACCCAGTGGTTCGGCCCGGTCGTATAACCAGGTCATGGTACTGATCAGCGACATACACAAACTGAAACAGTCTTTTGCAGGCACCTCTTCACTTTTTACCAGATCGCTAAACGTTTGCAGAAGCCTCAACGCTATATCAGGCTTATCGAGAATAATGGCTGCAACAATGGCATTAATTAATTTAGGGCTGTCGCTTGCTTTTAGTTCTTTTAGTTCATTGCCACTCAACACCTCAAGCCAATGCTCAAGGTATTGCCCGTCTTCAGCCAGAATCTTTCTGAGTTCGTCCCGTTTTTCATCAACCATGTAGAGTGGTTCGGAGCTCTGAATCATCACAGCAACGCTTTCACCCGCAGCGTCAAATTCTTTAACACACTCCCTTAACTCTTTGTTGTCACCCTGGGCAATACCGCATTGCATCACCTCGCTTAGCACTCCCATCCATTCAAGAGTCTGGGCAATAAATTCCTCAGCCCTTGGAATAAAGAGTTTAGGATCACCCAGCCTCTCAAGAACGGGAGGCTGTAAAGCAACTGCACCAAAACGTTGTTTGCAAAATGCAGAATAAAGTCGAATATAACCCCTCTCTTTCCAATACTTGTTTTTTCGCTCTCCCAACCCCGGTGCCTGTGACAGGCTAGTCACCAGAGCTTTCTCTTCAGACGTCTGCTTTCTTTTACCTGCAGTTTTTCTGACCGCTTTATTAATCTGTTTTTGACGCTGGCTGGAAGGAGAAATCACTTCATAAACCTGATCCAACAACGCAATGTGATGATCAATCAGATCTTTCAGCTGAGACATAACCACAAACTTTAAATGGGTCTCGCTGGAAAAACCATTTACCGGGTCGTACTCGATTGAAAACGACTCATCCAGTTGATTGATTTTAATGAAGTCCTTAATCTGCTTAACAGAATCATCTAAATCGTTACCGGCCTTAATAAGCGATACATCGGTTTTTCTTTTGGCAACCGCCTGTTGAAGCCTTCGTGTATCAGTGCCAGCCATTTCTTCAGCCTCTGCAATCACTGATCGGGCTTCTTCTTCGCTGACTGTGCGCCCCTCTCTGTTGGTCGCCTGCTTTTTTTCTGCTTCACCCGCAGAGCCTTCAGGGTTCTGCGGGTCAGGTAGTTCAGGCTGAGGGTTTGATTTTGACGGTCCCGGAGCATCCATTAGAAAATGACCTTGTTATACGATTATAATCTGTATCGACCAGCCCGGGAATTTCTCAGGAAGAGCGATTCTGAATGGTTTTGAGGTAATCCATCGCCAACGTCCGGGCATCGCTGCGCAAGCAGAGATCACTCTTCCTCAACTCAAGATAAAGGCTTGCTGCAACAGTGGTTGCATTCAACAAAGATTGCTTGTCAGGAGTAGCCACCGTTTTTTTAAGCTTCTCTGTGAAATCAGGCAACAGCCGCTCAATATTGCGCACACCCCGGGCATCATACCCGGCTTTCTGTAACGCCATGGAACCCAGCACCTGCATTCTCAGAAAGCTAAGAAACTCCAGGGCTTCGAAATACTCACCCCGGCCAATTTTGATGCCCGCGTAGTGCATCCAGACCCAGAAACGATCTTCAACCCATTGAGGATCGACAGCCGGATAAGCTCCCTTTCCCTGACTTAATGCCTTCTCAAGCCTTGAGTCTCTGGACCAGAGTATCACCGGTTCATCCACCCGAACGGCTGCGTCCTGCACTTTCAGAAATTTAAAGTCCACATGGAGCGCTTCAGGACTGACGTCCCTGTTTCATCATGCATTTCCAGCACTGTCCACAGACGACATCAACAAAGCAATGTATGAAAACGACCTCTTATACCAATTCCGTTTTCTAAATATGACCATGAGCAAGCCAATCCAAATCGCTGGGCAAGGAAGAACGACGAGTAATAGCTGGAGCTGGCTATTGCGAGGAGTTCTGACGCAGCACCAGCGGTTTGGAATGGCTGCGCAATTCATGTTTAGAAGACGGAATTGGTATTATCTACAGAACAATGGAAAGAAAAACAGGAGCGAAAGATGTATCTTGTATTGATCCTGATTGCCGTGGTCGCCTTTGTTGTCATTGCCACCTCCCGTTACAAACTTCACCCCTTCATAACGCTTTTACTGGCAGCCTTTGCCACGGCACTGCTGGCAAGGATGCCACTGTCTGATATTGCGCCCACCATCAGTGCCGGGTTTGGCGGTATTCTTGGCTCAATCGGTATCGTTATTATTCTTGGCACACTGATCGGAACGATTCTGGAAAAAACCGGAGCGGCCATTACCATGGCTGACTCGATTATCAAACTACTGGGGGAACGCTTTCCCAAGCTAACCATGTCCATTATTGGTTATCTGGTCTCCATCCCCGTATTCTGCGATTCCGGTTACGTCATTCTGAACTCGCTCAAACATTCAGTCGGTAAACGGCTGAATGTGTCTGCAGTCGGCATGAGTGTTGCACTGGCAACCGGCCTGTATGCAACACACACTTTCGTTCCTCCCACTCCGGGCCCAATCGCTGCAGCTGGTAATCTGGGGCTGATGGAAAATCTGGGGCTGGTGATTGGACTTGGCAGTATTGTCGCTGCCTGTACGGCTCTGGCAGGTTTATTCTGGGCCAGCAAGGCGACCAAACACCTGACCTGTGAAGAAGATCAGGAAGTGGTAGAAAGTTATGAAGAGCTGAAAGCTCAGTATGGCGAACTGCCCTCACCCGCTAAAGCCTTCGCTCCTATCATGGTTCCGATTGTGTTGATCTGTCTGGCATCCATCGCCAACTACCCCACCAAACCTTTTGGTAACGGTAACAGCTTCCAACTGCTACTGCTGTTTCTGGGTACACCACTGAATGCCCTGATGGTCGGTCTGGGTCTGGCGGTCACTCTGATCCGGGGTGAAAAGCGCACAAAGCAGTTCACTGACCTGATTGGTGCCAGCATTCTTGCCTGTGCGCCTATCCTGTTAATCACCGGAGCAGGTGGTGCATTTGGACGAGTTCTGTCTTCTACTGATATTGGCACCTACCTTGGTGAAGCCCTGTCCGGCCTTGGCATCGGCATATTCATGCCCTTTGTGGTAGCTGCTGCCTTAAAGACAGCACAAGGGTCTTCCACTGTGGCACTGGTCACCACATCGGTTCTGGTAGCACCCATGCTGGGCGATATCGGCCTTGCCAGTGAAATGGGTCGTGCTCTGACGGTTCTGGCTATTGGTGCGGGTGCTATGACGGTATCCCATGCCAACGACAGTTTCTTTTGGGTGGTTTCACAATTCAGCAAAATGAATGTAGGTACTGCCTATAAAGCACAAACCATGGCGACACTGGTACAGGGCATTACCGGTATTGCTGTCGTCTATATGATGAGTCTTGTGCTTCTTTAATACCTTGCAGCTCACTAATTCAAACCGTGAGCTGGTCATTCCACGGATACTGCCCTGCATTTCCTTGCAAACCATCTACACTCTTTATCTTAAGTGAATCTCACAATCTTAAGTGAATCTCACAACCTGACTGTTAACGACTTGCGACCACCATGCAGCTTATGATCATCAGCTTGCCTGCAAGCGAACAGGTTGCCAACCTTAATCACTCGCTGAATGCCGACGAGCTGTTTATCGGTCAGTCAGAGTCCTGCCAGATCCGATTACCTGATCGTCAGAACCTTGTTACTGACCAGCATATCCGTCTGATTCGGGAAGACAGCCAATGGTATGTGGAAAACCTGAGTGACCACCCATTGCGT
Above is a window of Endozoicomonas montiporae CL-33 DNA encoding:
- a CDS encoding GntP family permease, encoding MYLVLILIAVVAFVVIATSRYKLHPFITLLLAAFATALLARMPLSDIAPTISAGFGGILGSIGIVIILGTLIGTILEKTGAAITMADSIIKLLGERFPKLTMSIIGYLVSIPVFCDSGYVILNSLKHSVGKRLNVSAVGMSVALATGLYATHTFVPPTPGPIAAAGNLGLMENLGLVIGLGSIVAACTALAGLFWASKATKHLTCEEDQEVVESYEELKAQYGELPSPAKAFAPIMVPIVLICLASIANYPTKPFGNGNSFQLLLLFLGTPLNALMVGLGLAVTLIRGEKRTKQFTDLIGASILACAPILLITGAGGAFGRVLSSTDIGTYLGEALSGLGIGIFMPFVVAAALKTAQGSSTVALVTTSVLVAPMLGDIGLASEMGRALTVLAIGAGAMTVSHANDSFFWVVSQFSKMNVGTAYKAQTMATLVQGITGIAVVYMMSLVLL